From one Aquicella lusitana genomic stretch:
- a CDS encoding ferredoxin--NADP reductase, translating into MPIHIIKLIERREVARGTHVFVFEKPEGLTFKPGQYAGFTLINPAETDAGGITRRFSLLSTPDDAHLAIVTRIQNSAYKRVLNALPIDSEIKFAGPTGNFVLHEETSIPAVLIAGGIGIAPFYSMIRYATHHHSPQQIYLFYGNQQPSDTAFLDELMQLQQKNPHFKLIAAMDRPDNTWAGETGFITDKMIKKYLPDISAPIYYICGSPAMVTALQETLAEMGIEEEEHIRTEDFPGY; encoded by the coding sequence ATGCCCATTCATATCATTAAATTAATTGAACGCCGTGAAGTTGCACGGGGAACCCATGTTTTCGTATTTGAAAAACCTGAGGGACTGACTTTCAAGCCAGGTCAATATGCAGGCTTTACACTGATCAATCCTGCTGAAACCGACGCAGGCGGTATCACTCGGCGTTTTTCACTGCTTTCAACCCCTGACGATGCGCATCTCGCTATCGTCACACGTATACAAAATTCTGCGTATAAACGTGTACTCAACGCACTGCCTATAGACAGTGAAATAAAATTCGCCGGGCCTACTGGGAATTTTGTTTTGCATGAGGAGACTTCTATCCCTGCCGTTCTCATTGCCGGCGGTATTGGTATTGCGCCATTTTACAGCATGATCAGATATGCGACACATCATCATTCACCGCAACAGATTTATTTATTTTATGGCAACCAGCAGCCGAGCGATACGGCATTTTTGGATGAACTTATGCAACTACAGCAAAAAAATCCGCATTTTAAGCTCATCGCCGCCATGGACCGGCCAGATAATACATGGGCAGGCGAAACCGGTTTCATTACTGATAAGATGATAAAAAAATACCTTCCTGACATCAGCGCACCGATTTATTACATTTGCGGCTCGCCCGCGATGGTAACTGCTTTACAGGAAACACTCGCTGAAATGGGCATTGAAGAGGAAGAACACATTCGCACTGAAGACTTCCCAGGGTATTAA
- the ald gene encoding alanine dehydrogenase, which produces MLVGVPKEIKNFEYRVGLVPSSVRELTARGHQVIIQKGAGEKIGFEDEMYERVGARIVEHAEEVFQQADMIIKVKEPQPQECRMLRENQVIFTYLHLAPDPEQAKLLLESGCVAIAYETVTGPHGGLPLLAPMSEVAGRMAIQAGATSLEIKNGGRGMLLGGVPGVVPAKVVVIGGGVVGTNAVRVAMGMGAQVVVIDKSLERLYMLDLQFGSKIMTIFSTADSIEEHVQSADLVVGAVLIPGASAPRLVTRNMLSRMRHGAVVVDVSIDQGGCFETSKPTTHQEPTYVVDEVVHYCVANMPGAVPRTSTFALNNATLPFVIALANLGYKEAMRRDRHLMHGLNVCRGKVTYQAVAEALHQPYTPPEQMIGE; this is translated from the coding sequence ATGTTAGTCGGCGTTCCAAAGGAAATAAAAAATTTTGAATACAGGGTTGGATTAGTGCCAAGTAGCGTCAGGGAATTAACCGCAAGGGGACACCAGGTCATTATTCAAAAAGGCGCGGGAGAAAAAATCGGATTTGAAGATGAAATGTATGAGCGCGTAGGTGCACGCATTGTTGAGCATGCGGAGGAAGTGTTTCAGCAAGCGGACATGATCATTAAAGTCAAGGAACCCCAGCCCCAGGAATGCCGAATGCTGCGTGAAAATCAGGTTATCTTTACCTATCTGCACCTTGCCCCTGATCCGGAGCAGGCAAAATTGCTGCTGGAATCAGGCTGCGTCGCGATTGCGTATGAAACCGTAACAGGCCCTCATGGCGGCTTGCCCTTATTGGCGCCCATGAGTGAAGTAGCCGGCCGAATGGCCATACAAGCGGGCGCGACCAGTTTGGAGATTAAAAACGGCGGACGTGGAATGCTGTTAGGCGGCGTGCCAGGTGTTGTGCCTGCCAAAGTCGTTGTCATTGGCGGCGGGGTGGTTGGTACCAATGCAGTGCGTGTCGCCATGGGAATGGGTGCACAAGTCGTCGTCATTGATAAGTCGCTGGAACGGCTTTATATGCTTGATTTGCAGTTTGGCTCAAAAATCATGACTATTTTTTCAACGGCGGATTCCATTGAAGAACATGTTCAGAGTGCAGACCTTGTCGTGGGCGCCGTACTCATTCCGGGTGCGTCAGCCCCAAGACTCGTGACCCGGAATATGCTAAGCCGCATGCGTCATGGCGCCGTGGTGGTGGATGTATCCATTGACCAGGGCGGCTGTTTTGAAACCAGCAAGCCGACAACGCATCAGGAACCGACTTATGTCGTTGATGAAGTGGTACATTACTGTGTAGCGAATATGCCTGGCGCTGTGCCCCGTACTTCTACTTTTGCGCTGAATAATGCCACACTGCCTTTTGTGATAGCCCTGGCCAATCTTGGTTATAAGGAAGCCATGCGGCGCGATCGTCATTTAATGCATGGCTTGAATGTATGCCGCGGCAAAGTCACTTACCAGGCTGTTGCTGAAGCATTACATCAGCCCTACACACCGCCTGAACAAATGATAGGAGAATAA
- a CDS encoding leucyl aminopeptidase family protein: protein MLACFTETNHQAVPIILVPVTDYPKWLAAQADAISNWLATTQFIAEAGAVRLIPDAAGRIARVVCCIDQPENIWCAGHLPFTLPEGVYVLENADAYYASYAIGWGLGAYQFTRYKNPKRQPAQLVLENKIAGPVRSIVESLYSVRDWINIPTDDMGPAELAGVAEKLANQYNAKLTQLIGEELLQHNYASIYTVGRASDDPPRLLDLRWGQPEHPKVTLVGKGVCFDTGGLDIKPSAYMLLMKKDMAGAAHVLGLARMIMEAKLPVRLRVLIPAVENVISGNAYRPGDIIKSRKGLTIEVGNTDAEGRVVLADALAEAADERPDLLIDIATLTGAARVALGTELPAVFSNHDAVVNEVIQEGEKQKDPVWRLPLFAQYREYLNSPIADINNNSTEPYAGAITAALFLKEFVPDDVPWLHFDMMAWNLRARPGRPQGGEAMALRALWGYLQKRFGK, encoded by the coding sequence ATGCTAGCATGTTTTACGGAAACGAATCATCAGGCGGTTCCCATTATTCTCGTGCCAGTAACGGATTACCCTAAATGGCTGGCGGCGCAAGCGGATGCGATATCAAACTGGCTGGCAACGACACAGTTTATTGCGGAGGCGGGTGCGGTGCGTCTCATACCGGATGCAGCGGGTCGTATCGCTCGTGTCGTTTGCTGCATAGATCAACCGGAAAACATATGGTGTGCAGGGCACTTGCCCTTTACGCTGCCTGAAGGTGTTTATGTCCTTGAAAACGCAGATGCATATTATGCCTCTTATGCCATTGGCTGGGGACTCGGCGCTTATCAGTTTACACGCTATAAAAATCCCAAAAGACAGCCTGCACAATTGGTTTTAGAAAATAAAATAGCAGGTCCCGTTCGTTCTATTGTTGAATCCCTTTATTCCGTGCGCGACTGGATTAACATACCGACTGATGATATGGGTCCTGCTGAGTTGGCAGGTGTTGCCGAAAAGTTGGCGAACCAATATAACGCCAAATTGACACAACTGATTGGTGAAGAACTGCTGCAGCATAATTATGCATCTATTTATACGGTAGGCAGGGCAAGTGATGATCCACCCCGTTTGCTGGATTTGCGATGGGGTCAGCCGGAACACCCTAAAGTGACGCTGGTGGGTAAGGGTGTTTGTTTCGATACAGGCGGTCTGGATATCAAACCTTCCGCGTACATGCTACTGATGAAAAAGGACATGGCGGGCGCGGCACACGTACTGGGCCTTGCACGCATGATCATGGAAGCGAAATTGCCGGTGCGCTTGCGCGTTCTCATCCCGGCAGTTGAAAATGTCATATCCGGCAACGCTTATCGCCCAGGCGATATTATAAAAAGCCGTAAAGGATTGACAATCGAAGTCGGCAATACAGATGCTGAAGGCCGGGTTGTTTTAGCAGATGCCCTGGCGGAAGCGGCGGATGAAAGACCGGACTTGTTAATAGACATCGCCACGTTAACGGGCGCAGCGCGTGTTGCGCTTGGCACAGAATTGCCTGCCGTTTTTTCCAACCACGATGCAGTGGTGAATGAAGTTATCCAAGAAGGTGAAAAGCAGAAAGATCCTGTCTGGCGCTTGCCGTTGTTTGCGCAATATAGAGAATACTTAAACAGCCCGATCGCAGATATCAATAATAACTCAACTGAGCCTTATGCCGGCGCTATCACAGCGGCCTTATTCTTAAAAGAATTTGTCCCCGATGATGTCCCCTGGCTGCACTTTGACATGATGGCATGGAATTTACGTGCCCGACCCGGACGCCCGCAAGGCGGTGAAGCAATGGCGCTGCGAGCGTTATGGGGTTATCTGCAAAAGCGGTTTGGAAAATAA
- the lptG gene encoding LPS export ABC transporter permease LptG, translating into MIKVLERYIAKTTIISTMLVALIITSILFLITLLGELKNIGEGDYSIAQAFFYVLMRLPNEFYHFSPMLLLLGSIVGLSILSSHRELAVMRAAGFSIRRIVYSVLLAALALVLAISIVGEWIAPSLSYKAEMHKESAKNGGQVVVTGAGVWFHVDNNFIHVQQVVGRQLLEGVTRYQFNDKHQLQAAYFAKKLSYRDNQWRMSDVVKTSFYPERTKSQLFTEAAWDLKFNSNLLNVGLVEPSDMSLPKLVKFARYLHQNGLQSSEYQYEFWQRIFQPFISLVMIFLAIPFVLGAFSTSTLGWRIVIGILVGFVFFISNAFLGQLCIVFQVPAVLAAFLPLAAFLVFGLFLFNRLVKR; encoded by the coding sequence ATGATCAAGGTTCTGGAACGTTATATTGCTAAAACGACCATCATTTCAACAATGCTGGTGGCGCTCATTATTACGAGTATCTTGTTTCTGATAACCTTGCTCGGCGAATTAAAAAATATTGGCGAAGGCGATTATTCAATTGCACAGGCCTTTTTTTATGTGCTGATGCGTCTGCCAAATGAGTTCTATCATTTCTCACCCATGCTGCTGTTGTTGGGCAGTATTGTGGGATTGAGTATCTTATCTTCGCACCGTGAATTAGCTGTGATGCGGGCCGCCGGATTTTCCATCCGCCGGATTGTCTATAGCGTATTGCTCGCCGCATTGGCGCTGGTTCTTGCAATCAGCATCGTGGGTGAGTGGATTGCTCCGAGCCTGAGCTATAAGGCGGAAATGCATAAAGAGAGTGCGAAAAACGGAGGCCAGGTGGTAGTGACAGGAGCCGGGGTCTGGTTTCATGTCGATAATAATTTTATTCATGTACAGCAGGTAGTGGGGCGCCAATTGCTGGAAGGCGTCACGCGTTATCAGTTTAATGACAAGCACCAATTACAAGCAGCTTATTTTGCTAAGAAGCTGTCTTATCGGGATAATCAATGGCGTATGAGCGATGTGGTCAAAACCAGTTTTTACCCTGAACGCACCAAAAGCCAGCTCTTCACTGAAGCTGCATGGGATCTTAAATTCAATTCGAATCTGCTGAATGTGGGGCTGGTGGAACCGAGTGACATGTCATTGCCAAAGTTAGTGAAATTTGCCCGCTATCTGCACCAGAATGGACTGCAATCAAGCGAATATCAATATGAATTCTGGCAGCGGATTTTCCAGCCCTTTATTTCGCTGGTTATGATTTTTCTCGCTATTCCGTTCGTGCTGGGGGCGTTTAGCACATCAACGCTGGGATGGCGTATTGTGATCGGTATTCTGGTCGGGTTTGTTTTCTTTATCTCAAATGCCTTTTTGGGGCAGCTTTGCATCGTTTTTCAGGTTCCTGCTGTCCTCGCCGCCTTCCTTCCTCTGGCCGCCTTTCTTGTTTTCGGTCTTTTTCTTTTTAACCGGTTGGTGAAACGTTAA
- the lptF gene encoding LPS export ABC transporter permease LptF, with protein sequence MIISRYLTREVVNTLFAITIVLLLAFLSQQMVRYLNYVAVGKIPTGILLTLVSFEVPYLLAVLLPLGLYLGILLAYGRLYADQEMSILQMCGFGNRRLMQLTLFVAAVVTVIILVLMLWINPLVSAKRQQLMKSDEATVHMVQTLIPGRFQASPDGRFVMYVESLSRDRKRAENVFLAQEKKNAADPNRSAWMLVLADEGYQIKDKGTQESYFVTAGGYRYEGTPGQNDYKIVQFKKYAVHIPQNEMRATHEEDETLPTLQLWHDYDNPKRAAEFQWRFSIALSAFLLALLAVPMSAVRPRQGRYLMLLPAVLIYIIYINLLFIARHWVEQGTVPISIGMWWVHGVVMLFILMVMLMGSKRWTSAGTK encoded by the coding sequence GTGATTATTTCCCGCTACTTGACCCGCGAAGTAGTCAACACATTATTCGCGATTACTATCGTACTCTTGCTCGCTTTTCTTAGCCAGCAGATGGTACGGTATTTGAATTATGTGGCCGTTGGTAAAATACCGACTGGCATTTTGCTGACGCTGGTCAGTTTCGAAGTGCCTTATTTGTTGGCCGTCTTGCTTCCCTTGGGTCTCTATCTGGGTATCCTGCTTGCGTATGGCCGGCTTTATGCGGACCAGGAGATGTCCATTCTGCAAATGTGCGGGTTTGGTAACCGAAGACTCATGCAATTAACCTTGTTTGTGGCGGCAGTGGTGACTGTCATTATTCTTGTATTGATGCTATGGATTAATCCGCTGGTTTCGGCGAAACGACAGCAGTTAATGAAGAGTGATGAGGCCACTGTACACATGGTGCAGACCTTGATACCTGGTCGGTTCCAGGCGAGCCCGGATGGCCGTTTCGTGATGTATGTGGAAAGTCTCTCGCGTGACCGTAAGCGTGCCGAAAATGTTTTTCTGGCGCAGGAGAAAAAAAACGCTGCCGATCCTAATCGCAGCGCATGGATGCTGGTGCTGGCAGATGAGGGCTATCAGATAAAAGACAAGGGAACACAAGAGTCTTATTTTGTGACCGCAGGCGGTTATCGTTATGAAGGTACGCCTGGACAGAATGATTATAAAATTGTGCAATTCAAAAAATACGCCGTGCATATTCCTCAAAATGAAATGCGTGCAACCCATGAAGAGGACGAAACACTGCCAACGCTGCAATTATGGCATGATTACGACAACCCCAAGCGTGCTGCTGAATTTCAGTGGCGCTTTTCAATAGCACTCTCTGCTTTTCTGCTGGCCTTGCTTGCTGTACCCATGAGCGCTGTGCGACCACGACAGGGAAGGTATCTAATGCTTTTACCAGCCGTGTTGATTTACATTATCTATATCAACCTGCTTTTTATTGCACGACACTGGGTGGAACAAGGCACCGTGCCCATTTCTATCGGTATGTGGTGGGTGCACGGCGTGGTCATGCTGTTTATTCTTATGGTGATGCTGATGGGTTCAAAACGCTGGACGAGTGCAGGTACTAAATAA
- a CDS encoding glycine C-acetyltransferase: MTRHEYLQSLNTELSRLKEMGLYKAERVITSPQQAVIRLQDGSEVINLCANNYLGLADHPALIEAAKTSLDQYGYGMSSVRFICGTQSVHKNLEQQISHFLGTEDTILYSSCFDANGGLFETLLGPEDAVISDALNHASIIDGIRLCKAKRFRYNNNDMHDLEAKLKEAKDCRVKLIATDGVFSMDGIIANLPAICDLADQYNALVMVDDSHAVGFMGQHGRGTHEYHGVMNRIDIITGTLGKALGGASGGYTSGRREMVEWLRQRSRPYLFSNTLAPTIASVSIKVLEMLEASQHLIEKLHANTAHFRQGMEKLGFKLAGKDHPIIPVMLGDARLATAMADDLLHEGVYVIGFSFPVVPQEQARIRTQISAGHEKSHLDKAIEAFAKIGRKLGVIH; this comes from the coding sequence ATGACCAGACATGAATATTTGCAATCGCTCAACACTGAACTGAGCCGTTTAAAGGAAATGGGCCTTTATAAGGCAGAACGCGTTATTACTTCGCCACAGCAGGCCGTTATTCGCTTGCAGGATGGCTCGGAGGTCATTAATCTTTGCGCAAATAATTACCTGGGGCTTGCTGATCACCCAGCGTTGATTGAAGCGGCCAAAACTTCCCTGGATCAATACGGCTATGGCATGTCGTCGGTACGTTTTATTTGCGGCACGCAATCAGTACATAAAAATCTGGAACAACAGATCAGTCATTTTCTTGGGACTGAAGATACAATTCTTTATTCATCCTGCTTCGATGCGAATGGCGGTCTCTTTGAAACGCTATTAGGCCCTGAAGACGCGGTCATTAGTGATGCGTTAAATCATGCCAGCATCATTGACGGCATCAGGCTATGCAAAGCAAAACGCTTCCGTTATAACAATAATGACATGCATGACCTTGAAGCCAAATTAAAAGAAGCCAAAGACTGCCGCGTCAAACTCATTGCAACGGATGGTGTTTTTTCCATGGATGGCATCATTGCCAACCTGCCTGCGATTTGTGATCTCGCAGACCAATATAATGCCCTGGTCATGGTGGATGATTCTCACGCCGTCGGTTTCATGGGGCAGCACGGACGCGGTACGCATGAATATCATGGCGTCATGAACCGTATTGATATCATTACCGGCACGCTCGGGAAAGCACTCGGCGGTGCTTCAGGCGGTTACACCAGTGGCCGCAGGGAAATGGTTGAATGGCTGCGGCAGCGTTCCCGCCCTTATCTCTTTTCCAATACGCTCGCGCCCACCATTGCGTCGGTTTCCATTAAAGTACTCGAAATGCTGGAAGCCAGTCAGCATCTGATTGAGAAACTCCATGCGAATACCGCACATTTCCGACAGGGAATGGAGAAACTGGGCTTCAAACTGGCGGGCAAAGATCACCCTATTATTCCGGTGATGCTGGGTGATGCCAGGCTCGCTACAGCCATGGCGGATGATTTGCTGCATGAAGGTGTTTATGTGATTGGTTTTTCCTTTCCGGTCGTCCCCCAGGAGCAGGCACGTATCCGCACGCAGATTTCAGCTGGGCATGAAAAATCCCATCTCGACAAGGCGATCGAGGCTTTCGCCAAAATTGGTCGCAAATTGGGTGTGATTCACTGA
- the htpG gene encoding molecular chaperone HtpG, protein MPIDAHQEKLNFQAEVKQLLDIVVHSLYSNKEIFLRELISNASDATDKLRFESLSDPALYESDSNLAIRIHFDKDARTITISDNGIGMSCDEVVENLGTIAKSGTREFLARLTGDQKKDAHLIGQFGVGFYSAFIVADKVTVLTRRAGLSAEHGVRWESRGDGEYTVANVEKPARGTDVILHLKEDEQEFLDSWRLRNIVTKYSDHLNLPILMPKYTDDKKPTEEWETINRATALWALPKNAITPEQYKEFYKHISHDFEDPLTWTHHRIEGGNIEYTSILYLPAHAPFDLWQHEKHHGLKLYVQRVFILDQVEQFMPNYLRFVRGVIDTTALPLNVSREILQDHPAIPKLRSALIRHVLDLLDRIAQDEPEKYATFWKEFGNVLKEGPAEDFANRERIGKLLRFASTHADTAEQTVSFEDYVKRMKPNQKKIYYITADNFNAAKASPHLEIFRKNNIEVLLLADRIDEWVVSHLPEFDGKPLQSVAKGDLPLDEIVTEEAASKRPEEEKKEEMQQQEFDALIKKIKTLLDDKVKDVRLSHRLTTSPVCLVRDQNALGPQMERLLKAVGQPVTETKPILELNPDHLLVRRLREDVAEGQLNEWIHILYEEALLAEGGALPDPAAFVQRINKLWMEIFK, encoded by the coding sequence ATGCCTATTGACGCGCATCAGGAAAAGCTGAATTTCCAGGCTGAAGTCAAACAATTACTCGATATTGTTGTTCATTCCCTTTACAGCAATAAAGAAATATTTCTGCGTGAACTTATCTCAAACGCTTCAGATGCAACCGACAAACTGCGCTTTGAATCATTATCGGATCCGGCTTTATATGAATCGGACTCCAATCTGGCAATACGCATCCATTTTGACAAAGATGCACGCACTATTACGATCAGTGATAACGGGATCGGCATGAGCTGTGATGAGGTCGTTGAGAACCTGGGGACGATTGCCAAATCCGGTACGCGAGAGTTTCTTGCCCGGCTCACGGGGGACCAGAAAAAAGATGCGCACCTGATCGGCCAGTTTGGCGTGGGCTTTTACTCTGCTTTCATCGTGGCGGATAAAGTCACTGTGCTGACGCGGCGGGCAGGGCTGAGTGCCGAACACGGCGTGCGCTGGGAATCTCGGGGGGATGGTGAATACACCGTAGCGAATGTGGAAAAACCCGCTCGGGGTACCGATGTTATTCTGCATCTTAAGGAAGACGAGCAGGAATTTCTAGACAGCTGGCGTTTGCGCAATATCGTAACCAAATATTCGGACCATTTGAATCTTCCCATTCTGATGCCTAAATATACTGATGATAAAAAGCCTACGGAGGAATGGGAAACCATTAATCGCGCGACTGCCTTGTGGGCATTGCCTAAAAACGCCATTACTCCCGAGCAATATAAAGAGTTTTACAAGCATATTTCCCATGATTTTGAAGATCCGCTCACCTGGACCCATCACCGAATAGAGGGCGGGAATATTGAATATACCAGCATTTTATATTTGCCCGCGCACGCACCTTTTGATCTTTGGCAACATGAAAAGCATCATGGCCTCAAGTTATATGTGCAGCGTGTGTTTATTCTGGATCAGGTCGAACAATTCATGCCGAATTATCTGCGGTTTGTGCGCGGGGTAATAGATACAACCGCGCTGCCGTTGAACGTTTCGCGCGAGATATTGCAGGACCATCCCGCTATACCTAAACTGCGCTCCGCACTGATTCGGCACGTGCTGGATTTGCTTGACCGCATCGCGCAGGATGAACCGGAAAAATATGCGACCTTCTGGAAGGAATTTGGCAATGTGCTGAAGGAGGGGCCCGCGGAAGACTTTGCTAATCGAGAACGTATTGGCAAGCTGCTGCGATTTGCTTCTACGCACGCGGATACGGCGGAGCAAACGGTTTCATTTGAAGACTATGTCAAGCGCATGAAGCCTAACCAGAAAAAAATTTACTATATCACAGCGGATAACTTTAACGCAGCCAAGGCAAGCCCGCATCTGGAAATTTTCCGCAAGAACAATATTGAAGTCTTGCTGCTAGCGGATCGCATTGACGAATGGGTAGTCAGTCATTTGCCGGAATTTGACGGCAAGCCATTACAATCGGTTGCTAAAGGCGATTTACCGCTGGATGAAATTGTTACCGAAGAAGCTGCCTCGAAAAGGCCGGAAGAAGAAAAAAAAGAGGAAATGCAGCAGCAGGAGTTTGATGCACTAATTAAAAAAATCAAAACCCTGTTGGATGATAAAGTGAAAGATGTTCGCTTGTCGCATCGTTTGACTACCTCACCTGTTTGTTTAGTGCGCGATCAAAATGCATTGGGGCCGCAAATGGAGCGGTTACTAAAGGCAGTCGGGCAGCCTGTCACTGAAACCAAACCCATACTAGAATTGAATCCGGACCATCTGCTGGTACGCCGATTGCGAGAAGACGTAGCAGAAGGACAGCTAAATGAGTGGATTCATATTTTGTATGAGGAGGCGTTATTGGCAGAGGGCGGCGCATTGCCCGATCCTGCTGCCTTTGTTCAACGAATCAATAAATTATGGATGGAGATTTTTAAATAA
- the tdh gene encoding L-threonine 3-dehydrogenase: MKALVKAKAQTGIWMEDVAMPAVGPNDVLIKIKKTAICGTDIHIYNWDEWAQEHIQVPLVIGHEFVGEVVEIGKEVTSYFNPGDRVSGEGHIACGHCRNCRAGRSHLCRRNVSVGVTRNGCFAEYLSIPATNAYPIPPSIPDSQAAILDPFGNATHSALSFDLVGEDVLITGAGPVGIMAAAIARHVGARHVVITDVNAYRLELAKKMGATLAVNPAKTSLREVMDQLNMKEGFDVGLEMSGNAKAFNDMITYMNHAGKIALLGFLPHGTGIDWSQIIMKGIIIKGIYGREMYDTWYKMITMLQSGLDIAPVITHEFSIDEYQQAFETMRSGQSGKVIMNWE, translated from the coding sequence ATGAAAGCGCTCGTTAAAGCAAAAGCACAAACCGGCATTTGGATGGAAGACGTTGCCATGCCCGCCGTCGGCCCAAATGATGTTCTGATCAAAATAAAAAAAACCGCGATCTGCGGCACGGATATTCATATTTATAACTGGGACGAATGGGCGCAGGAGCACATTCAAGTTCCGCTGGTCATTGGCCATGAGTTCGTAGGCGAGGTTGTAGAAATAGGCAAGGAAGTAACCAGCTATTTCAATCCGGGCGATCGTGTTTCAGGCGAAGGACACATTGCTTGCGGGCATTGCCGCAACTGCCGCGCAGGGCGCTCACATCTTTGTCGTCGTAACGTCAGCGTGGGCGTCACCCGCAACGGGTGTTTTGCTGAATACCTGAGCATTCCCGCCACCAACGCCTACCCCATCCCTCCTTCCATACCAGATAGCCAAGCCGCCATCCTGGATCCTTTTGGCAATGCAACGCATTCCGCTCTGTCGTTTGACCTGGTAGGTGAAGATGTGCTGATTACGGGCGCGGGACCAGTCGGCATCATGGCTGCAGCCATTGCGCGACATGTAGGCGCGCGCCATGTGGTCATTACCGATGTGAATGCGTACCGGCTTGAATTAGCGAAAAAAATGGGTGCCACACTGGCTGTCAATCCAGCAAAAACCAGCCTCAGAGAAGTCATGGACCAACTGAACATGAAAGAGGGTTTTGATGTAGGCCTTGAAATGTCAGGCAACGCCAAGGCATTTAATGACATGATTACCTACATGAACCATGCGGGCAAAATTGCGCTGCTGGGTTTCCTGCCGCATGGCACAGGCATTGACTGGAGCCAGATTATTATGAAAGGCATCATTATCAAAGGCATTTATGGCCGTGAAATGTATGATACCTGGTATAAAATGATTACCATGCTGCAGAGTGGACTCGATATTGCCCCTGTGATTACCCACGAATTTTCCATTGACGAATACCAGCAGGCGTTCGAAACCATGCGCAGCGGCCAGTCGGGCAAAGTCATCATGAATTGGGAATAA